The Metabacillus schmidteae nucleotide sequence TAGGAGGGATTTTGTACTCGGCTGCACCTTTTAATGGCTGGTATATGGAAACAGAAATTGGCGCAAGAAATCTAGCTGATACTTTTCGATATAATTTGTTACCTAAGGTAGCTTCGATCATGAATTTAGATAAAAGAACACATGCAACACTTTGGAAAGACAGAGCATTAGTAGAATTAAATGTAGCTGTTTTGCACTCATTTAAAACAGCAGGAGTTAGTATTGTTGATCATCATACAGCTGCACAACAATTCAAGCTGTTTGAACAAAATGAGCGAACAAGCAGTAGAGAGCTTACTGGTGATTGGACATGGTTAATCCCTCCTGTCTCACCGGCGACTACCCATATTTTTCATCAAAGCTATAAAAACAAGGTGGTAAAGCCAAATTATTTTTATCAAAAATGTCCATATTAAAAAGAGGCTGACCCAAAAGTCTAGATTTTAGACCTTGGGTTAGCCTTTTTTCATACTTTGATCTTTTAACTAAGACAAACGTGAAAACCGGGACGTTCCATTGCGCTCCAGACACTTGCTTTCCGCGGGGAGGAAGCTGAGCCTCCTCGCCTTCGGCTGTGGGGTCTCAGCCTTTCCTCACTTCCCGCAGGAGTCAAGTGTCTTACGCTCCATTCCACTATCGATCTAAAATTGTATTCATAGAAGCAACACTCCTACGGAAACAGTCTTTTTTAAGAATAATTAAACAACAAAAAAATCGTCCCATTTTGTATAATTAAGTTACCACACCAAATTATCCAAGAAAGGAACGATTTTTTATGAAATATGATCATATCTCTTTCGTTAATTATAACATGAATCAGTTAGTTCTTCCATTAGACCTTGAAATCCTCATCCCTCAAAATCATTTATCTACCATTGTTCATGAAGCTGTAGAAAAGCTAGACGATACTTTGTTGGTTCAACCCTACAAAGGTGGTGGACGCCCATCATATCATCCGAAAATGTTACTTAAAGTCATCATTTATGCGTATACACAAAAAGTTTACTCAGGAAGACAAATGGAAAAGTTACTAACAGAAAATATCTACTTTATGTGGTTAAGTGGTAGTCAAACTCCTGATTTTCGTACGATCAATCGGTTCCGATCCGAGCGAATGAGAGACATTATCTATCAAGTCTTCTTTTCAATTGTAGAGTTACTGCGTGAAAAAGGATTAGTAAAGCTAGAGAACTATTTTGTAGATGGGACTAAGATAGAAGCAAATGCTAACCAGTATACTTTTGTTTGGAGAAAAGCGACAGAGAAATACGAAAAAAGTTTAGATGACAAATATCGTCAACTTGCTTCACAAATTGAGCATATCCTTGAAGTAGAGGAAAAGTCCGCCCCTTCCATGGGGCTGGAAGAAAAATTGAAAGAAACACCGATTACTTCGGAACAGATTGAACAAAGCATAAAAAAGTTAGAAAATCATTTAGAAACAGAACCCAAAGATAAAGAGGCAAAAAAAGCTGTTCGATTATTAAAAAAGGATTATCTTCCTCGCAAACTGAAATATGAAGAACAAACCCACCTATTCAAGGGAAGAAACAGTTTCTCCAAAACGGATACTGATGCGACCTTTATGAGAATGAAGGAAGATCATATGCGAAATGGACAGTTAAAACCAGGATATAATGTACAAACAGGAACAGAAGGTCAGTTTATTACGGGCTTCTCACTTCATCAAAGAGCAGGTGATCCAGGTTGCTTAATCCCTCACCTCAAACACTTGGAAGAGCACGGAGTGAAACCAGAAAAAATAGTTGCCGATTCTGGTTATGGTAGTGAGGAAAACTATGATTTTCTCGAAAGAGAAAGACGAATTGCGTATATAAAATACAATACGTTTGATCAAGAACAAAAAAGAAGCTGGAAAAAGAAAATCGATCGAGTAGAAAATATGGAGTACGATGAGGAGCTAGATGAATTTATTTGCGCAAACAAGCAACGCCTTATATTCCAGTATGAAACCACAAGAACATCAGATAATGAATATGTTTCAATTAAAAGAAGGTATTCTTGTTTTGAATGTACCGGCTGCCCATTCCAAATAACTTGTGCGAAAGGGAAAGATCAAAAAACAATTACAATATCTCTAGAAAATCAAAGACAACGAAAAGAAATTCGTGAACGTCTTCAGAGTGAAAAAGGTCGAAAATTATATAGTCAACGAAAATGTGATGTGGAAAGTGTATTTGGACAGCTAAAACACAATCAACAGTTCAGACGCTTTTCAATGCGTGGTCTCCAAAAAAATACGATTGAATGGGGGCTTCTTTGCGTTGCACATAACTGTAAAAAAATGCATAAAGCGATAAAGGAAAATAAAGAAAGTGAGGAAAATAGATACCAATAAGGAGGGAGGAATACCCCTTTTTATAAAAAATCCCACTATTTGGTTCTTTTCAAAAACAAATAAGAAGAAGGTGCTCAAAAAGTCGTCATTTAACGACCTTTTGAGTCACCCTCTTCAATCATTTTACTTGGAATGTTTTTCAAGTAGATTAGCTAAAAAATGTTTTTTATAGCTTTCGAGTTTTCTCTCTTCATGACGGCGAACACCAAGCTTTTTCAGTTCGTTTACATACCATCCTTTGCTTCCGCAATGCATTGAAATCACCCTTTCAGCTTATTTTTAAGAAAAAACTTATCCATATCCCAAGCAATCAGGACAAAAATAGCCTCTATTCCAAAATTGGAACAGAAGCTATGTTAAGTTTTGTGGTGCCATTGTAACATCCATAAAAAGCTGTGAAAAGGGGTTGATTTTTAACGTACATATTAAAAACGCTCTATGGAGGGACTTGAGGAAGAAAAAATTTTCTTGAAAACTCACTTATTTTCTCTTTAACTCACTTCAACCTGCTTCACTTTTGCTTCTGCCTTTTGAAACATCACATTATATAAAAAACCGCTAAAGAAGGCGAATGCTCCTAAAATGATAAATGTAACTTGGTAACCAAACCATAATGACATTGGAATGGCAATTGGTGCAATCGTTCTGCCGATCGTATAACGCAGACTCGCGGCAGCGAAATATTGCCCTCTCATATGCTCCGGAGCAAGCTTTGACACAAATGTTTGCTGCATTCCGGCTGTCATGAGCTCTGCAAGAGTAAAGATCGCCATAGCAAAGATAAATAACCAAATAGACTCTGTAAAACCAAAAACAAGCATAGAAATTCCATAAACAATAGAAGAGAGGATAAATACATTTCTTTCTTTATATTTCGTCATCAACTTTGTGATGATAATAGTAAATAAGGCAACAAGGAATCCATTTTCAGATAAAATAACACCAAAAGCCTGCTCACCATTAAGGGTTAGTGACCAATTGCCAATTGAAAGCAACTCTTGTTGATAGATTATATCTGTAATGTAAACGGGTAGAATCATATCTAATTGCATAAAAGTAAGAGCAACAAGAACTCCTGCTATGATATAGAGCAAGAATGTTTTGTCACGAAAAATAATTTGATAATCTCGAACTTGTTTAACGATCGAGCTGTACCATTTCGCTGCTTGTTCATTTTCATCTGATTTGTAGGCGGGGGCAGTTTCTCTTGTTTGTTTTGCTAGTAAAAGAGAAAGGATGATACAGACAATCCCGGACAATACTAATACTTCAAAAGGATGATCAACATAGAATATAGCTCCTAAGATAGGACCAATGACAACAGCTATATTAATAGATGTATAGAAGACGGCAAAAACACTGCTTCGATGCTTTTCTTCCACAACATCAGCAACCATTGCCTGTGAGGCCGGCCAATAGAAGGCACCGAAAACACCTGCAAAAGTAAAACAGATAAAACCTAAAAGTGGTAATTGGAGCCAAGGAGAATTCGAGAAGGCAAAAAGAATGAATGATATTCCTTGACCAAACGATGCAAGGACCATCATTGTTTTTCTGCCAAAACGATCAGCGAAGTATCCACCCATTAAGTTTGCAAGAACAGAGAACACCTGCGATATAATAAGAATGAGACCAGCCTTTTCTTTACCAAACTCAGTGGCAAAATAAATAGTTAAAAACGGAAAGAACATCCAATAGGTGATGTTCATTAATGCTTCACCAAACAAACGAATTTTAAGGTTTGTATCCCAGTCTTTAATTCTCATTTTTGAAACCTCAATTCTTTATTTATACGTTCTCATCATACTCTTTAGGGACACGAAATACAACGAGTATTTAGTATTTTACAAAAATAATAAACAAGGAGTGAAAACATGGATCTTTTCTCAATTATTGCAGAGGATAAAATAAAAAAAGCGATTCAAGATGGTGAATTTGACAACCTTCCCGGTCAAGGAAAACCATTGAAATTAGATGATATGTCACATATTCCTGAAGAATTACGTGTAGCATACAAAGTACTGAAAAATTCAAATATGCTTGATGATGTTGAACAACTAAAAAAAGAAATCAGCACCATCGAAGACCTGCTTCTTGCCTGTGATGATTTAAAAGAGACTCAAGTTTTAGAACAGAAAAAACGGGAAAAGCAATTACGAGTGGAGACATTAATGAAAAAGAGAAATCCATTCAACTCATCGGCTTCATCATTTTATAAAAATAAGATTTTGGATCGGTTTAAATAAAGGCCTTGCGAGGATTTTATTACTTGTTTATAAAAGGTATTGTATTTAACAAAGTTCTATGGAAAAACAATGTTTAGGTTGATTGAAGCGGAAGGTGCGAGACTCCTGTGGGAGTAGCGGGACAGGTGAGATCCCGCAGGCGCTTGCGCCGAGGAAGCTCACCGCCCGCCCCACGGAAAGCGAGCATCCTGGAGCTGCAATCAACCTTGCACCATACTTATTACTTTAGCAGCAAAAAAGGTAGTAATTAGGAGACTTTCTTAGTTTGAAACAACTCCAACATTTAGGAAATCAGTGCTATTTTTCAAAAAAAAGGTAATAAATTTCCCAAAAGTCGTGCAAAATGGACAATACAACACAAACAGAGGAGGGCTAAGATGAAAAAAACCATTTCTGCTTTTATTCTTATTGGCCTTATTCTCATGTCAGGCTGCCAACAAACAACAGAAGAGCAACCTGAACGGGCAGAAGAGCCAAAAGAAACAAACCCGGAACAAGAAAAGAACGAAGACACTCAGGAAAAATCTGAGGAAGAACTTGAACAAGAAACGGCTGATAAAGTAATCTCCCTCATAAAAGCCAAAGATGTTGAAGAACTCACAAACTATGTTCATCAAGAAAAAGGTGTGTTGTTCTCTCCATACGCTCATATTGAAAAAGATGCAATCACGGTTAAGAAAGACGAAATAGCCAACACTTTTAAATCCCAGGACAAGCTGACATGGGGCACACGGGATGGAAGTGGAGAACCTATTGAGTTAACACCAATTGAATATTACAATGAGTTTATTTATGATGCTAATTACGCTGAAGCAGACGAAGTGGTACTTAATCCAACAGAACCAAGGGGAAATACAATTAAAAATATTGATGAAGTTTTCCCTGATACTCATGTGGTCGAATATTACGTCAAGGGAACAGAAGAAAATGGCAATATGGACTGGAAAGCATTAAACCTTGTCTTTGAAAAAGATCAAACAGGTGAATGGAAGCTTGTTGCCGTCGTTCATGATCAATGGACAATTTAATAAACTCCCGAGGACCTTCACTAAGTGTGAGGGTCTTTTTGATTGTCTAACTTATAATTAGTTCTCACACCTTCTAGGCTTTTTAATAAAATATTAAAAAGCCTAGAAGGGAAGAGAAGTTGATGTGGCATTTGATCTTATGGATTGTGTTTGGTTCTTTGTTGCTACTTTCAATTGGTATTGGTCTGATAAGCCGGCTGCTTCTTTCGCCAAAAAAGGTACCTTATGAAAAAACATATAAGCTTGGCATCCAAAAAGGGGAAATAGATGATCGCTTGTTTCAAGAGAAGAAAAAAGAAGAGCTTTTTATTCCATCTTATTATGGTTATAAGCTCCATGGCATGCTGTTTCCAGTGGAAAATAGCAGGAAAGTAATGATTATTGCCCATGGTATAAAATGGTCATTATTTGGGAGTTTTAAATATGTAGAAATGTTCCAAAAAAGGGGCTATAGTGTTCTGTTGTGTGATCATAGATTCCATGGATTAAGCGGAGGGAAATACACCTCATTTGGTTATTATGAAAAAGACGACTTAAAAGCATGGATCGATTACATTTTCTCAAGAATGGGCGAAGGTGTTATTATCGGGTTGTTAGGTGAATCACTAGGAGCGGCCTCAGCTTTGGAGGCAAGCAAACGTGATCATCGTGTGAAGTTTTGTATTGCGGACTGTGCCTTCAGTGACTTTTCAACACTGTTACGTATAAGGCTGAAACTGGACTTCAAGCTACGGTTATTTCCGATTATTGATTTAGTCAGCCTCATTATTAAGCTTAGACATGGCTGGAGCTTTCCTGAAATCTCTCCTATAAAAGGCTTGGAAAAAACCAAAACACCTATATTGTTTATACACGGAAAAGAGGATCGTTTTATTCCTTTGCAAATGACTGTAGATATGTTTAAACGAAAAAGGGAAAATAAAAAGCTATACCTAGTACCACGTGCCGGTCATGCAGAAGCATTTAATGTTGATCCAAAAGGGTATGAAAAGAGGGTTATTGATTTTATTAAAGAAATAGAAGGTGTAAAAGCCAACTTATGTTAATAAAGGGTTCCGTTTTCGGGTGCATTCCTACTAAATGATACAAGAATTGACGTATGAATTGGCATACGTCTTTTTCCTTATTTATCAACGTTTAGTGCAATTTTATTGAGGGATCAAGAGGGTCTGCCTAATCGGTTGGGGAGATAAGGTAATTAGACGGAGAAAATCCCCTTATTTAATTAATTATTATTAAAAAAGCATAAATAGACGGAGAGATTCCGCCTATTAACTCGAAAAATGCAAAATAGGGAGATATTGCTTTGCTTAATCGGAAAACCTCCCCTTATTTACCCCTAAACAAGTTCCATTCTGCATCTAACCGGAAAATCTCCGCTTATTTTCCTTTTGCTGGTTACTAGATTCAGGACAAGACATTATAAGTTGGCTTAAAATTATTTGCCTAACCCAAGTTCCATTCCTCATGTAGCTTCGGTACATCTGAGATGAGCTGCTGGGTATATGGATGCTGTGGATTTATTAGAACCTGGTCAGCATTGCCCTGCTCAACAATTTTTCCTTTTTCCATAATGTAAAGAGTGTCACTTACATAATAGGCTAATCCTACATCATGTGTAATAAAAATAATCGTCATATCATTTTCATCTCTTAGCTTTAGTAACATATCTAAAATGGTAGAGCGGGAGCATGCATCAACCATCGATGTTGGCTCATCAGCCAGCAGTACCTTTGGGTGAAGCAGAAAAATTCTCGCAATCATCAGTCGTTGCATTTGTCCGCCGGAAAGTTCAAACGGATATTTATTATACAATTCCTCAAACTTAAGATTGACGAATGTACAGGCCTCTTTCATCTTTTCGAAACGTTCTTCTTTTGAGAGCTTTAGTCCTTGCAAATCTATACAGTCGTTTAATAACTTTTCAACCTTGTGAAATAAGTTAAAGGATGAAAAAGGATCTTGGAAAATAGCTTGGATATCTTGCCAATAGGCTTTTCGATCACGATGACTTTTTAGTTTGCGGGGCTGACCTTTATAGGTGATTTCTCCACTTGTTTCTTTTAATAAACCCATAACAATTTTAGCAAGTGTGGTTTTTCCGCTCCCACTTTCACCAACTATTGAAATAATTTCACCGCGGTGGAAGGCAAAATTGACAGAATCAACGGCGGTATTTTTGTTTTTACCATACCCGAAGACTTTGGTAATATTATTACCGCTAATTAATATCTCCTGTTCAGGCTTCATTTGCGTACCACTCCTTTAATGTTTCACTGTCAATTCGACAACGATACAAACGGTCACCTACATGCTGGGTAGTGACTTTGCTGCTCTTACATTCATCGGTCGTGTAGGAGCATCTGTCTGCAAATCGGCAGCCTTGTATTTTCTTTTTTAAGTTCGGTGGTGCACCTGGAATGGCTGCTAATTTATGTTCTTTCATTCCGGACTCAGGCACAATGATGGAGCCCATCAGCTTTTTTGTATATGGATGAATCGGATTGAAGATGACGTCTTCAGCCTTTCCGCGTTCGACAATTTCTCCTGCATACATGACCATGATCTCATCTGTGACATGATAAAGTAATGGTAGTTCGTGTGTGATAAAGACTAATGATCGGATGAACTTTTTATCTAATAAATCTTTTAATAGCTTGATCACGACTTTTTGTGACGTAACATCAAGGGCAGAGGTTGGTTCATCTGCAATGAGAACCTTAGGGTTTAAAATTGTGGAGATCGCAATAACCGTTCTTTGTTTCATACCACCGGATAATTCATTGGGATACGAATTTAACACTTTAGAAGATAAATTTAATGTCTCAAATCGTTCAGCAGCCATTTCATAAACCTGTTTTTTTGATAATTCCGGGCGATGCTCTTTCATAATATCTTCGATGAATTGAATGACTTTAATTGTTGGATTTAGTGCATTCATTGCTGCTTGGGGAATATATGCGATTTCCCTGCCTAATACCTGCTTTCTAAGCTTCTCTTTTTCCAGCTTCATAATATCAACATCATTGATGGAAATGGATCCGCTTCCAAAATGGAGTGGAGGAAAATAAAATCCCATTAAACTTAGAGCTAATGTTGACTTTCCACAGCCTGATTCACCGGCAATTCCGATCGTTTTTCCATCCTCAAGATGAAAATCAACGCCATCCACAGCAAAGACTTTCTCTTTTAATCTCGTTTTATAGTAGGTTTTTAGATCTTTTACTTCTAAAATATTTTTACTCATTTATCTTAGCTCCTTATCTTAGGATTGAAGATTTCATCCATACCTGTGTTCATCAAATAAAGGGAGAATGTGATAATCGCAATGGAAATCGCTGCTGGTATAAACGCCCACCATGCACCCGAAACAGGAGCTTCAAATGTTAAAGCCCAGTTCATAATAATTCCAAGGGATATCGTATTATAAGGTCCTAAACCAAGCATGGAAATGGAGGCTTCTGATAGAATTCCTGATGCTGTTTGCAGCACAAATGCCATTACAACATAAGACATAATATAGGGAAGAATCTCAAAAGTAATAATTCTTGGTGTACTGTGACCTGATATTTTAGCGATATTTACATGGTCTCTGTTTCGTAGGGAAGAGGTTTGTGCCCTTACCGCACGAGCTGTCCACGGCCAGCTTGTAATCCCGATCACAATTGCGGTAATTAATGTACTCCTTGAGTCAATGCTTACCGAAATTAAGATTAAAACGATAAAAGAAGGGATAACAATGAAAATATTTGTTACCGCTGTCAAAATATCATCAACAATCCCACCGATGTAGCCTGCTGACAATCCGATAATTAAACCTATGACGGTTGCACTTAAGCCGGCAACTAAACCTACAAAAATGGAGGTTTTAATACCGTGAACAAGCTCCAAAAATAGGTCTCTACCAAAGTTATCTGAGCCTAATAGCAATTCAGCACTTGGAGGTTGAAACGCTAATGCCACCATTTCTGTCGGATCGCTAGTATTAATTAATGGATAAATCGTGACAAAAGCAAGCATCAAAAGAAAGGTAATGGCACCAATGAGAAATTTAGGGGAGCGAATTAATATTTGAAAAGAACTATTCATATTATTCTTCCTCCATTTGTGTCGCTTTAATTCTTGGATCAACTAAGCCGTAGATGATTTCAATTGTAAAGTTCGCTAAAAGAACAGAAATGGCAATTAAGAGAGTTGCACCTGAGATAAGCGGGTAATCCAGTTGGCGAATGGCTGTAAATAGCCATGTTCCAATGCCGGGATAACTAAAGACAATTTCTGTGATTAAAGATCCGCCGATCATTGTACCAATTGATAAAGCTAGACCTGTAATTTGGGGAAGCATCGCGTTTTTAAATACATATCTAGCAATCGTTGAATCTTTTATTCCTAATAATTTACTATATAGCACATAATCTGTGTTTAATTCATAGATTGACATCTCCCTCATTCCGATAGCTTGACCACCAATTGTGACTAAAACAATTGATAGGAAGGGGAGGAAGTGATGACTTATCACAGATCCGATAAATTCAAAACTTAAGTTTGGCGTCATTTGATAATTATATCCACCAGATGTAGGGAACCAATTAAGAGTTAAGCCAAAGATGTACAGCATAATGATTGCTAAGATAAAAAATGGAATCGAGTTAATAAATAAGAAGGTTGGGAAAAGTACTTTATCGAATACACCTTTTTTATAAGCGGCAATAGCTCCAAGTGCATTACCGATAATCCAGCCAACCAGAATGGCAGGCAGCTGTAATGCTAAAGTCCAAGGTACAGCTGATGCAAGAATGGAAGTAACTGGTGTTGGATAAAGACCAAATGATGTTCCTAAATCCCCCTTCATCAGATTCCCTAAATAAATAAAAAATTGCTGCCATAATGGCTTATCAATTCCGAACTCTTCAGCAAATGTATCATACACTTTTTTTATCGAATCACTGTCTGTCATTCCTTGTGTCATTTGGCCTGCGATCACACTAACCGGGTTACCATCGATGAGTCTTGGTAATAGAAAGTTTAATGCTACGGCAATAAATAAGGTCACTAAATACCAGAGGGACTTTTTAAAGAAAAATTTCCGATACGCGTTCATATATGTTCTACACCCCCATTAAAAATGTTTTATTTGAAGAAGAAAGGGGGAAATCCCCCAATTCTCCTTCTTATACAGGAACTATTTATTCTTAATTTGATAAAGATCCTTAATACCCGCTCCGTCTATTGAAATTTGCGGAGGAATATTGCTTCCATCCCCATCGGTAGCAAAACCTTCCCACACTGATTCGTTCACTGTATGGAATACCCAAGGTCTGTACATGAGTGGAATAGTTGGAACGTCTTCTAAATAAATCTTAGTTAGCTCTGTGTACATTTCTTTTAGTTTGGCTTCATCTGTAACAGTCGGAATTTCTTTAATTAATTCATCTGCTCTTTCGTTTTTATATCTTCCCCAGTTCCAAAACGCCATCTCACCGATTGGAGCAACACCTTCAGAGTACATAATTGTTCTTGCTCTGTTCCAAGGTTGACTTGGGCTTACAGCACCGGCAGGGGTATCCATGATAATATCAAACTTTCCTGTTTGTCGGTTATTCGTCCATACAGGTGCTTCAGGGAAGTTGGTTCTAATTTCAATACCGATCGCTTTAGCGTTTTGGGCGACGATTTCCAGAGATGCATTCCAATCTGACCAACCATATGGAGCTTCAATTTCCCAAGGTCCAAGTCTAACTCCATCAAGGACACGTATGCCGTCAGCACCTTTTTTTGCTCCGATACTGTCAAGCAATTCATTAGCAGCATCAACGTCTGTTGTCCATTGAAGTGATTTGATCGCTTCTTGATCAACGAATTTTGACTCAGAAGGAGTATCTAACGTAATCGATGGCTTCATTTCACCGGAATAACCACTCATCGCTAATTCGGAAATCTTATCATAATCAATTGCCATAGCTATCGCTCTTCTAACATCAGGATTATCAAGACCTTCTTTCGTTGTATTAAAGAAGATCGATGGCATTGATCCTGGTAAATAGTAAGGTTTATCTTTTAAGTATGTTTTAATCGGAGTTCCGTCTTCCCACATCTTCCATACTTGAGGGATAAATTGCTGTGATACATCTACTTCACCTTTGCTAAACGCAAGTGAACCAGCAGCATTATCTTTATAGATAACATGGCTTACATATTTAGGTGCCGGCAGTCCTCCGAATAACTCCTGACCCCAATAGTTATCATCTCTTATTAACGTGATTTTTTGGTTGTCAAATGTATGCATTTTATAAGGACCTGTTCCAACTGGCTCAGGATTTACTTCCTCACGAATAGCAGCTATATCATTGTTATGTGTTTTTTCAATCGCTTCCCACACATGCTTTGGCATCATAGGGACTAACTGCAGACTATCTAAGACAGTGAGTCGATTAGGATTGTCTTGCTTTAAGCGAATGTTGACGGCATTCTCACCGTCAGCTTCAACACTTTCAATCGCTTCCCAGAAGTTACTCCAGGAAATAGGATATTTGTTTCCAAGCTCGTACGAATACACGACATCTTCAGCGGTAAAAGCTTCTCCGTCATTCCATTTTGCATCAGGATTTAACTCAATATGAAGAGTCGTATCATCTGTCCATTCATAACTTGTACCAAGTAAAGGCTCCAGTGCACCATCTAGCATGTTAATCATAAACAAATTTTCATAAACGAGTGATCTTGAGTTTGCGTAAGCAACTGGGAATGATGGATTCCCACCTAACGGGCTAAATGTTGAAGGTGGACCCCACTGTAATCCATTAACATAAAGTGTTTCATTTCTTGGTGTTGATCCCTTGGAAGTATCTCCTTCTTCTGTTCCGGGTTTATCAGTTGTCGTATCGGTTGTAGAAGGTGGCTTAACCTCATTATTACTACAAGCCCCAAGCAAAGCAAAAACCATCAATAACCCAAAAATTAATCCTAAAACTCTCGTAAATCTCATGACTAGCTCCCCCCTCTTGCAATTGTTAGAAAGCGCTTTCAATGATAAATATATTAGAGATGTGGAAAACAAGAACTACTTTTTATAAAAAAGTTTATGAAGTGAATCTTTTTGAGGCTACTTCTTGTTGCTAATCAATACTACTTTTACACTAAGTAGTGGAAAGGGAGCATTTTGTAGCACTATGGGACGAATGTGGCTGCAAATTCCTTTTTATAGAGAAACAATTTAGTGAAAGTTAATTTCAAAAAGTTTAACCTCGGCTTGTCCGGGTATTGATGATGTATATAAAGGCTCATTCATTAAAGATTGTTGTTTTAAAAACTACTTAGGTTGATTGGAGCGGAAGGTGCGAGACTGCTGTGGGAGCAGCGTGACAGGTGAGATCCCGCAGGTGCTTGCACCGAGGAAGCTCACCGCACGCCCCACGGAAAGCGAGCAACCTGGAGCGGAAATCAACCATCACCACAATAGTTAAAGAGCAACAAGTTGAATCAGCCTACACAGAAATAAAGGAGGAATGAACAGCATGTCAAAAAAAATTGCTGTCGTGTTAACAAATTCTTTTGAGGATTCCGAGTATACCGAACCAGCTAAAGCATTTAAAGAAGCTGGTCATACTCTGACAACTATTGAGAAAGAAAAGGGAAAAACCGTAGAAGGAAAACAAGGAGAAGCAAAGGTAGAAATTGATGCAGGTATTGATGATGTGCAGCCAAATGAATTTGATGCATTATT carries:
- a CDS encoding ABC transporter permease; amino-acid sequence: MNAYRKFFFKKSLWYLVTLFIAVALNFLLPRLIDGNPVSVIAGQMTQGMTDSDSIKKVYDTFAEEFGIDKPLWQQFFIYLGNLMKGDLGTSFGLYPTPVTSILASAVPWTLALQLPAILVGWIIGNALGAIAAYKKGVFDKVLFPTFLFINSIPFFILAIIMLYIFGLTLNWFPTSGGYNYQMTPNLSFEFIGSVISHHFLPFLSIVLVTIGGQAIGMREMSIYELNTDYVLYSKLLGIKDSTIARYVFKNAMLPQITGLALSIGTMIGGSLITEIVFSYPGIGTWLFTAIRQLDYPLISGATLLIAISVLLANFTIEIIYGLVDPRIKATQMEEE
- a CDS encoding ABC transporter substrate-binding protein, with translation MRFTRVLGLIFGLLMVFALLGACSNNEVKPPSTTDTTTDKPGTEEGDTSKGSTPRNETLYVNGLQWGPPSTFSPLGGNPSFPVAYANSRSLVYENLFMINMLDGALEPLLGTSYEWTDDTTLHIELNPDAKWNDGEAFTAEDVVYSYELGNKYPISWSNFWEAIESVEADGENAVNIRLKQDNPNRLTVLDSLQLVPMMPKHVWEAIEKTHNNDIAAIREEVNPEPVGTGPYKMHTFDNQKITLIRDDNYWGQELFGGLPAPKYVSHVIYKDNAAGSLAFSKGEVDVSQQFIPQVWKMWEDGTPIKTYLKDKPYYLPGSMPSIFFNTTKEGLDNPDVRRAIAMAIDYDKISELAMSGYSGEMKPSITLDTPSESKFVDQEAIKSLQWTTDVDAANELLDSIGAKKGADGIRVLDGVRLGPWEIEAPYGWSDWNASLEIVAQNAKAIGIEIRTNFPEAPVWTNNRQTGKFDIIMDTPAGAVSPSQPWNRARTIMYSEGVAPIGEMAFWNWGRYKNERADELIKEIPTVTDEAKLKEMYTELTKIYLEDVPTIPLMYRPWVFHTVNESVWEGFATDGDGSNIPPQISIDGAGIKDLYQIKNK